Genomic segment of bacterium:
CTATCCTTAACCTTAAAGATGCCAAAATCCCTCAATTCGACTTTCTCGCCGTCGGCCAGGGCCCCCCTGATCCCCTTAAGAACCCCTTCCACCACCCTTTTAATCTGGCTTTGGGTCAAGCCTACCTCCTCAGCGATCTGGACTACTAAGTCCCGCTTTGTCATGGCACTACCTCCTTTTATCAATATATCAATGTAACT
This window contains:
- a CDS encoding HU family DNA-binding protein, encoding MTKRDLVVQIAEEVGLTQSQIKRVVEGVLKGIRGALADGEKVELRDFGIFKVKDRKGRMGRNPRSGEEVPIEAKKVATFKPGKALKEAVK